From a region of the Geothrix sp. 21YS21S-2 genome:
- a CDS encoding cation:proton antiporter — translation MLIALAPTSSPAILADLAKVLGVSALTTIACRTFRLPTVLGYLIAGLIIGPHVPIPMVADPGNVHTLSELGVILLMFTLGLEFSLAKVARAGPAAALVAVTQAGFMIWMGYLAGRMVGFSAVESLFAGAALAISSTMIIARAFEELGIKGPLSELVISALIVEDLLAILLLALLGAVASGAGFNVAALGLTAARLAAFLAVVLALGLWLLPRWVRRVAALGHDETLLIAVAGLCFSFSLLAAKAGYSVALGAFLGGMVVAESGLSHKVEALLAPLRDLFVAVFFVSIGMSLDPGQLMPNWKALVLFGLLVLVGKFASASAGALLGGNSLRTSLRTGASLAQIGEFSFIIAALGQSLGVVGPALFPVLVATCAWTTLTTPLLIGHSETLADRIERALPSHLRHFLLHHRTAMGHLREAPFSRSAGSRLRRPFGLLLLFALLTAALVVLGTFLGRSPALSTSGAGGGFAKALAWAGAAGIGAALLAGMVQQTRTLARALAEGLERTGRPSGKGVGDAIRFILELAIGCLVGLPLLAVLQPFLPVALVLTAVPMGLILLAGVFFRRTGRLLERRELPRDEPPPVPPEVS, via the coding sequence GTGCTCATCGCCCTCGCCCCGACCAGTTCACCCGCCATCCTGGCCGACCTTGCCAAGGTCCTCGGCGTGTCGGCGCTGACCACCATCGCCTGCCGCACCTTCCGGCTGCCAACGGTCCTCGGCTACCTGATCGCCGGACTCATCATCGGGCCCCATGTCCCCATCCCCATGGTGGCCGACCCGGGCAACGTGCACACCCTGTCCGAGCTTGGGGTCATTCTCCTGATGTTCACCCTCGGGCTCGAGTTCAGCCTGGCCAAGGTGGCCCGGGCCGGACCCGCCGCGGCCCTGGTGGCCGTCACCCAGGCGGGTTTCATGATCTGGATGGGCTACCTTGCGGGCCGGATGGTGGGCTTCAGCGCCGTGGAGAGCCTGTTCGCGGGAGCCGCCCTGGCCATCAGCTCCACCATGATCATCGCCCGGGCCTTCGAGGAACTGGGGATCAAGGGGCCGTTGTCCGAGCTGGTGATTTCTGCGCTGATCGTGGAGGACCTGCTTGCCATCCTGCTTCTGGCCCTCCTGGGCGCGGTGGCTTCGGGGGCGGGGTTCAACGTCGCCGCCCTGGGGCTGACCGCGGCGAGGCTGGCGGCCTTCCTTGCGGTCGTCCTGGCTCTTGGCCTCTGGCTGCTTCCACGATGGGTGCGCCGGGTGGCCGCGCTGGGCCATGATGAAACCCTTCTCATCGCCGTGGCCGGCCTGTGCTTCAGCTTTTCGCTCCTGGCCGCCAAGGCCGGCTACTCCGTTGCGCTGGGGGCCTTCCTGGGCGGAATGGTGGTGGCGGAATCCGGGCTGTCGCACAAGGTCGAGGCCCTGCTGGCGCCCCTGCGGGACCTGTTCGTGGCCGTGTTCTTCGTGTCCATCGGCATGTCGCTCGATCCCGGCCAGTTGATGCCCAATTGGAAGGCTCTGGTCCTGTTCGGCCTCCTGGTCCTCGTGGGCAAGTTCGCTTCGGCGTCGGCCGGGGCCCTGCTGGGCGGGAACAGCCTGCGGACCTCCCTGCGCACCGGCGCCAGCCTCGCGCAGATCGGCGAATTCAGCTTCATCATCGCCGCCCTGGGCCAGAGCCTGGGGGTCGTTGGACCGGCCCTGTTCCCGGTCCTGGTGGCCACCTGCGCCTGGACGACGCTCACCACCCCCCTGCTGATCGGACATTCGGAGACCCTGGCCGACCGCATCGAGCGGGCCCTGCCCAGCCACTTGAGGCATTTCCTCCTACATCACCGGACCGCCATGGGCCATCTGCGGGAAGCGCCCTTCAGCCGATCCGCCGGAAGCCGCCTCCGGCGGCCCTTTGGGCTCCTCCTCCTGTTCGCCCTCCTGACGGCGGCGCTGGTGGTCCTGGGGACCTTCCTGGGGCGCAGCCCGGCACTGTCCACCTCCGGGGCCGGCGGTGGCTTCGCCAAGGCCCTGGCCTGGGCCGGGGCGGCCGGGATCGGGGCAGCCCTCCTGGCGGGGATGGTCCAGCAGACCCGCACGCTGGCCAGGGCCCTGGCCGAGGGCCTGGAGCGGACCGGGAGACCAAGCGGGAAGGGTGTTGGCGACGCGATCCGGTTCATCCTTGAACTTGCCATCGGCTGCCTGGTGGGGCTGCCCCTCCTTGCCGTCCTCCAGCCCTTCCTGCCGGTCGCCCTGGTGCTTACCGCAGTGCCGATGGGGCTGATCCTGCTCGCGGGGGTCTTCTTCCGCCGCACGGGCCGGCTCCTGGAGCGCAGGGAGCTCCCGCGGGATGAACCCCCTCCGGTCCCCCCGGAGGTCTCATGA